DNA from Desulfobacteraceae bacterium:
GGTTCCGAAAGGCGCTGCACGAGGAAATCGACCGCGATGTGACCCCGCTCCAGGGACGTGTGCGCCAGGGCAAAGGAGACCCCCAGGGATCCCAGAAACCCCACCATCTCGTAGGTTCCCGGAATCGGGCGGCGCAAGAAGCGCAGCAGGACGTCGCCGCAGGTCAGCAGCATCATCCCGGTGATGGCCGCGGCGGCGATCCCGTTAAAGACGCGCGTGGCCCAATAGACCTGCCGGGCAAATAGACTCACAGCCCTTTCTCCTCTTCAAACTCTTCGCCAGGCCCCCGACGACCGACACCCCGGCGGGGGCGCAAAAGCCGTCCCCCGCCGGGGTGTCGCGTACCGACTGTGTTACTTCTGGCCGCTGAACTCCCCGATCAAACGTTGGAGTTCGGAAACGCTCTCCGTGCCCTTGAGGCCTTTCTGGTCCG
Protein-coding regions in this window:
- a CDS encoding TRAP transporter small permease; protein product: MSLFARQVYWATRVFNGIAAAAITGMMLLTCGDVLLRFLRRPIPGTYEMVGFLGSLGVSFALAHTSLERGHIAVDFLVQRLSEPLQRLVDGINALVCAVLFGLAAWHSLRYGMDLKVAGEVSMTLQLPVYPFVWGVAAGCGMLTVVLVMRAWGALLRLTTERP